The genomic window AACCTCTCGGCCTGGCTGTTCACCACGCTCTCGAACCTTTGCCACAACCGCTACCGCTGGCGGACGCGGCACCGCGAGGTGAGCCTGGACGCGCCGTCGCCGACGCCCACCGGCGAAACGCCGGCGGCCGGGGCCTCCCCCGATCGCGCCCTGGAGCGGGACGAAGCCGGCGCGGTGTTGCGTGCGGCCATCGACCAACTGCCGCACGACCAGCGCACCGTCATTCTCCTGCACCACTACGAGCACCTGAGCTATCGTGAGATCGGCGCGATCGTCGGTTGCTCCGAACGCGGGGTGGAGACGCGCCTCTATCGCGCACGGCAGCAGTTGCGCGAGCGGCTGAATCCCTTTTTCGGCGAGACCGTCGAAGCGAAGGCTGAAGGGCTGAAGGCCGAAGGGCTGAACGCGGAAGGGCTGAAGGGCTGAGGAAGGGGAAGGCTGAAAGAACGAAGGCGGAAGGCTGAAACGGAGCGTTACCCGAACGTAATGGGGAGACGGATGCAGTTGGGGTAACCACGAATGGACACTCATGGACACGAATTTTTCCTGAGCGGCAGCAACGCTGCCACGTCCGGCATGGCTCCACGCGTGCTCTGAGGTTTCAGCGCGCCCGAGCGCTTCAGGGTACGGTTTTAGGAGGGACCTCTGACATCTGGCCCCCAGGCTTCCGGCTTCTGGCCTCCGGCTTCCGGCTACCGATACAGCCAGTACTTCTTGCTGGCCTGCTGGTAGGCGAGGGCCTGCTCGTGCCAGCGGCGGACCCAACTGTCGACGTCGATGCGGGCGCCGTCGCGGCGGATGGCGGCGAGGAATTCCTGCGAACCGAGGTGGCGGAGGAAGCCGCTGAAATCGCGACCGGGCCAGAGCGCGAACGGGTTCCGGGGGTCGAATTTGCAGGCGAGCTTCATGAGATAGAAGTTCAGCTCGGTTGGCCGCCACGCGTCATAGTCGGTGATCTCGACGTATACGCCGGTGCCGGGCCGACCGTTGCGATCCGGCGCGCTCACGCGGCGGAACTGCAGGCCGGGGATCGAGAGCGCCCGCAGTTCGCGCTCGAGCACGTCGCTCTTCACCGACACGTGGGCGATGCCGCGGAAATCGTAGGTCGTGCCCACGCCATGGCGGAAACCGAGGTCGAACTTCACGGCCGGGTGAAAATAGGTGCCCAGCCCCACCATCGGATAGCCCTGGACGGCGGCGAAATCCTGGATGCGGGCGGAGGTTGGGACCCAGGTGAGACCGGTTTCCGGCCAGCGCATCGAGCGCCGCCAGCCACGCATTGGAATCACGGTGAGCTTGCCGCGTGCGCGGGCGGCGTCGGAGATCGCGAGGCCGCCCGGCGGGCGCAGGTCCTTGGCCATGCGCGCCAGTTCCCCAATGGTGAGCCCGTGGACGTACGGCACGCGAAACGCGCCCACGTAGTTGTTCACGGCGAGCTCGGCATCGAGCGGCGGACCGTCGACCTTGAGGCCGCCGAGCGGGTTGGGGCGGTCGAGCACGATGACTTCGACGCCATTCTCGAAGCAGGCCTCCATCGCCCACTTCATGGCGCTGGTGAACGTGTAGCTGCGGGTGCCGATATCCTGCAGGTCGATGACCAGGGCGTTGATGCCCTTGAGCATTTCCTTGGTCGGGCGGCGGAACTGTCCGTAAACCGAATACACCGGCAGGCCGGTGCGCTTGTCGATGCTGTTGGGCACCTTCACCTCGGCGGGGGCGTCGCCGTAGATGCCATGCTCGGGACCGTAGAGGGCGACGAGTTGCACGCCGGGGGCACGGCGGAGGACGTCGACCGTGCTGACGCCGCGCCGGTTGACGCCGGCGGGGTGGGTGAGCAGGCCGATGCGCTTGCCCTTCACGGCGGCAAAGCCGTCGGCCTCCAGCACATCGATGCCGAGCATGATCGCGGGCGCGCGAGCGCCGGCGGGTCGGGGTTCGGGCAACGCGGAGCGAAACAGGGGGGCGGCGGGGGCGGTCGGGGCCGGCCGCGTGGGGGGCTGGCTGGCGCTGCAGCCCGCCAGGGCGAGCAGGGGGGCAAGGAGGGGGAAGAGCTTCTGGAGTGAAAGCGGGAAGATCGCGCCGCGCATTGGAGCGAGAGATGTAGGGCCGCGGACCAAGTTCCAAGGCCCAAGTTGGGCGCCGCGTGGGCGACAGTTTCGGACCGCAAGGAGGACCCCGCCCGCCGCCGCTTCCGGGCCGCATCCCCAGTTCGAGGGAGAGATTCGGGTTTGGCTTGGCTGCAGCCGGCGCGCAACGTGGCGGCATGTTGCCTCGCTACCTCGCAATTTCGCTGCTGCTGGGAGGGTCTGCCATCGCCGCCGTGCCTTCCGCGGAGGACTTCGTCAATCGCACGGCTCCGGCCGCGATCTACCACGACGGTTGGAACGATCTGAACAAGAACGGCGTGAAGGATCCCTACGAGGACGCCGCGCTCCCGGTCGACCGCCGGATCGACGACCTGCTCGCGCGCATGTCGCTCGAGGAGAAGACCGCCCAGATGGTGACGCTCTACGGTTTCCCCCGCGTGGTGCAGGACGAGTTGCCCACGCCCGAGTGGGCAACGTCCTTCTGGAAGGACGGCATCGGCAACATCGACGAGCACATGAACGGGTGCACGGGCTTCAACAACGACCTGAAGCGCCCGAAGCACGACATGCCGTACTCGCTGCACGCGCGCGCCATCAACGAGGTGCAGCGGTTTTTCGTCGAGCGGACCCGCCTCGGTATCCCGGTCGACTTCACCAACGAAGGCATCCGCGGCCTGTTGCACACGCAGGCGACGAGCTTCCCCGCCCAACTCGGCGTGGCGGCGGCGTTCGATCGGGAGCTGGTGCGTGAGATTGGCCGGGCCACGGGCCGCGAGGCGCGGGCGCTCGGTTACACCAACGTGTATTCACCCATCCTCGATCTCGCGCGCGACCCGCGCTGGGGCCGGACGACGGAGACGTACGGCGAGGATCCCTATCTCGTCAGCGAGCTCGGGATCGAACAGGTGCGCGGCATCCAGGAGCAGAACGTGGTCTCCACGCTGAAGCACTTCGCGGTTTACAGCGTGCCGAAGGGCGGCCGCGACGGCGAGGCGCGCACCGATCCGCAGGTCACCTGGCGCGAGGTGCAGATGGTGTTTCTCACGCCGTTCCGTCGCGCGATCCAGGAGGCGGGCGCGCTGGGCGTCATGGCGTCGTACAATGATTACGACGGCGTGCCGATCGAGGGCAGCTCACTTTTTCTGACCGACATCCTGCGCAAGGAGTACGGCTTCAAGGGGTACGTGGTCTCCGACAGCGCGGCGGTGGAGTTCATTCACCAGAAGCACCGCGTCGCCGGCACGCCGATCGAGGCCATCCGGCAGTCGGTCGAGGCCGGGCTCAACATCCGGACGCATTTCACCCCGCCGCAGGCGTACGGCGAACCCTTGCGCGAGCTGGTCCGGAGCGGCCGCCTGGCGCAGGCGACCATCGATTCCCGCGTGCGCGACATCCTGCGCGTGAAGTACTGGCTCGGGCTGTTCGACCGGCCGTATGTCCCGAGCCCCGCGCAGGCCGAGCAACAGGTGCGCGCGCCGGCCCATCTGGCGGCAGCGGAGCGGGCGGCGCATGAGTCGATCGTGCTGCTGAAGAACGCCAACGACGTCCTGCCGTTGCGCAAGGACCTGAAGCGCGTGCTCGTCGCCGGGCCGATGGCGGACAACGGGCATGGCTGGTGGTCCCGCTACGGCCCGCAGCGGATCGAGTTCGTCACCCCGCTTGCGGCGATCCGCGTCAAGCTCGGCGCCGGCGTCGACGTGCGCTTTGCCAAAGGCTGCGAGCTGGTCGACGATCGATTCCCGGAGAGCGATGTGTACCGCGAGCCGCCGACGGCGGCCGAGCGGGCGGACATCGAGGCGGCAGTGAAGGCCGCGGCCGACGTGGATGTGATCGTCGCCGTGCTGGGCGAGAACGAGATTCTCTCCCAGGAGTCGGCCAGCCGGATCAGCCTGGATCTGCCGGGCCACCAGGACGACCTGCTGCGCGCGCTGCACGCGACCGGCAAGCCGGTCGTACTCGTGCTCACCAACGGTCGTCCGCTCTCGGTGAACTGGGCGGCGAAGCACGTGCCCGCCATCGTGGAACTCTGGTTTCCGGGCGAGCGCGGCAGCGTGGCGCTCGCGGACATCCTCTTCGGCGACTACAACCCGAGCGGCCGGCTGCCGATCACGTTCCCGCAGAGCGTCGGCCAGATCCCGTTCAACTTCCCGGCGCATCCCGGCTCGCAGGCGCGCGATCGCGGCCAGGTCTTCGGGCCGCTGTATCCCTTTGGCCATGGCCTCAGCTACACGACCTTCAGCTACGCCAACCTGCAGATCACGCCGGAGCGGATCCTGCCGGGGGCGACGGTCGAGGTGTCGTGCGACATCACCAACACCGGCAAGCTCGCCGGCGACGAAGTCGTGCAGCTGTACCTGCGCGACGACTACACCAGCGTGGCGACGTTCGACTGGCAGTTGCGGGGCTTCACGCGGGTGCACCTGGCGCCCGGCGAGACGAAGCGCGTGACGCTGAAGCTCGGGGCGGCCGACATGGCGCTGTACGACACGAGCCACCGGTGGACGGTGGAGCCGGGCCGTTTCACCGTGATGCTCGGCGCCTCCTCGGCGCAGGCGCACGTGCACGGCACCTTCCTGGTCACCGCGCCGGACGGCTCGGTGCCGGAGGAGCGGCCGGTCAAGGATCCGCGCCTCGATCCGCGCTGAGCGCGCGGTTTCAGGACCCGCCTCGGCCGCTCACGTAGCAACGACCGGAGGCGTGTCGGGCGGAGTACGCCTCAAAGGTAGTAACCGCGAATTACTACATAAGAATAGTATCCTTCCGTGGCGGATTTGCGTGCGTGAGGCCCGGGTGGGCGCTCCCGGGAGGACGCGGGCGCAGGCGCCTTTGCGCGGCCGGCCGGCCCGAGCGCCCGCAACGGCGGTGCGCCTCGGGTCCCGCGTGAGTCCGGCGCCTACGACTTCGTCGAGGCTTCGCGGTCGAAGACGATGGAGATTTCGACGGCGGTAAAGATCGGCTTCCCGTCGCGGATCGTGGGCAGGAATACCATGCGGCGAACGCATTCCTCGGCGGCGGCGGCCGTGGCGGCGTCGGTGAACTGGGCGGACTTGACCATGTCGGGAAGTCCATCCGCCCGGATGATGAAGCGCACGAGCGATTTCCCGCCCGCGCCGGCCAGCCGCAGCTCTTCGGGATACCGCGGGATGGGTTGGTAGAGGATGACCGGGTCACGGCGGTCGGCGGCGCCCGCGGCGGCGTCGATCTTGCGCTGCAACTCCGACTTCAGCGGCGGGAGGCGGTCGGCGGCCAGGGCGGTCTTCTGGCTGCGCAAATACTGAGCCACCATCTCGGGCTCGAGCGTGCTGGGGTCCACGCCGGCCTTGGCCAGGGGATGGCCGCGGTTGAAAGCGGCCTGCAGCCACTCGCGCGCCAGTTTGGGCGACAACTCCGCGCCGTTGCCGCAGGCGTGGGCGACCGCGAGTTCAAACATTGCATCGGTGTCGCCCTGGCCTGCGCGCTGCCGCAGTTCCCGGGCGTGCAGCCAGGCGTTCGCCTCTGTCCGATCGCCCAGGCGGGCGACGATGGGCGGCAGCTGGTGCCACGGCGCGGTGGTCCGCCGCTCGTCGAGAAGCTGTTCCAGGTAACTTTCCGCCGGGCTGACGCGGGCGCTCTGGATCGCCAGGCGCGGCCCATCGGCGGACTTCTCGGCCACGGCGGCCTTGTCTTGGCCGGAGGGCTTATCGGGCGCGGCGGTGCCCTGGGCGACGTTGGTCGCGCCTGCGGGTGCCGGCTCCGGCTCGAGGCGGGTACGCAGCGCGTTGGCCGCGCCGCGGGTGCGCAGGTCGGCGCGCTCCTGGGCGGCAACCAAGTCGAGGATTTTGCGCGCGCTCGGAGAATGGCCGCCGCGCCAGTGAATGATCGCCAACGCCAGCAGCGCCGCGCCGGGATCGCGCAGCTTCACCGTTCGCGGCTGCAGCCGGTTGACGAGCCGCGCGTCGATCTTGGGCGCGAGCGCTTCCACGAGCAGCGCGAGTTCGACGGCCTCGGTGTTGTCGGGACTCAGGGTCACTGCCTGGCGGGTCCACTTGCGCAGCTGCTCGATCCGGTCCTCGGGCAGGCGGACATCGAGCATGGCGGCGCCGCCGAAGGCGTTCAGGGAATCCCGGAGCAGTTGGATGTACACCCAGGCGTTTTCGCTGCCGCGGTCCGCGGCGAGACGCCAATGTTCAAGGGCGGAGGCGCTTTCTCCGGCCTGCGCCGCGATGGCGGCGAGCAACTCGTGCGGACGGGCGAGGCCCGGATCGCGTTCGAGGAGCGCGAGCGCGGCGGCTGCGGCCGCATCGTCGTGGTGAATGCGCCAGCGCAGGCTCAACAGCGCGGCGTCCCGTTCGACGTCGGAGACGGGTCGGAAGGAGACCGTGAAGTTCTGGGCGACGGCAGGCTTGCCGCGCTGGAAGTAGTCGCCGCCGCGGAAGTACTGGCGCAGCGCCAGTTCCTGGGCGGCGAGATCGGCGCCGAACACTTCGCGGAAGCTGGCGGCGGCGGGGGCGCGTTCGGCGAGCCGCTCAAGGAAGACGCCGAGTTTCGCGGCTTTCGTCTGGTCAGCGCCAAACAGCAGAAAGTGGGTGAGGCCCCACGACTCGGCATAGAACATGCCCACGCGTTCGCTCTCGCTGTACTCGGGGGAATCGTGCGTGACGGCGAAGAGCTTCTCCAACGGCAGCAGTCGCTCGTTCTGGAGCAGGGCCACGTGAGGCGGCTTGGGCTGGCCGTAGGCAACCTTGCCGTCCTCGATGGCGAACGTCGAAAACACCTCGGCCAAGCCCTCATCGAGCCAGAGTGGATAGCGCGCGTCGCGCACGTGCAGCAGCAGGTGCACGTACTCGTGGTAGATCACCTCGCGCGGATCGGTGCCGCCCTCGGGAAAGTCCGACGTGAGCGCGATGGTGACTTCGTCCGGGTGGTTCAGAAAGTAGCCGGCGACGTCCTTGGGTTTGCCCTCGTATAACGGCTTGTACGGGCGGAAGTCCCGGTCGCGGCTGAAGAGCACGATGGTGGTCCGCGGCTCGCTCGCGCCGCGGAGCGGGAAGACCTGCAGGAAGTTCGCGCGGAACTGCTCGAGCGCGGTCAAGAGCTCGCGCGACTCCTTCTCGGGTGCGGAGCTGTACATCTGGAAATGCTGGCTCTGACCCACGATCCACGTCTCCGCGGCGCGGGCGGCGAAGGACGCGGCGACGACGGCGAACAGGACAAGGCCGCGGCGAAGGAGACCAACGGGCGGAAAGGGGCGCGCAGGAGGTGGCATGCTGGAAGCCGCGACTGAACGCCCGTTGCGGGGCGGTTTTCAACCGCGTTTTTCCCGCGGGGATCGCGAAATCATGCGAGGTGCCAGGCTTGGCCGAAGGCCAATCACACAGATCGACGAAGCTCGCCGCGGATTTTGGGCTCGCCCGACGGGAGGCGCGGGGCTGACGTGACGGCCATGATGCGTCTGCTGCTCGTGCTCCTCGCCTGCATGCCCGGTCTCGCCTATGCCGCGGATCCGGTGGCCGCCGAGCCGCCCACGAAGATGTCCCCGATCGAGGTGCGGGCGAACTCGATGGAGTTCACCCGGTGGATCAAGGTCGGCTCGCCGAACTTCATCCTCTACACCGACGCGAAGGCGAGCGAGGCGACGACGATCTTGCGCGAGTTCGAGATGCTGCACTTTGCCGGGCAGGTGGCGTTCAATCGGCGGGCCGCGCGCTTCGGCCCGATCATTCTCGTGCTGCCGACGGCGCGCTCCGACTGGCGCAAGCTGGAGACGATGGGCGCGGACGTGGAATGGAAGTCGGCAGCGACGGCCCCGGCGGGACAGGTGCTGGACGTGGTGCTCGCGCAGTATGACTGGCAGGATGAAGGCCTTTCCATCGTGCGGGCGGTGTACGCCGCGCTTCACGCCCGCCGGATGGACGTCCACGGCCCGTTCTGGTTCGGGCGCGGCTTCGGCATGTTTTACCAGACCGCGGAATTTGACCGCGACCGCGTGGCGCTGGGGCGGGCGCATCCGCAGATGTGGCACCTGCAGGACGGGG from Opitutus sp. ER46 includes these protein-coding regions:
- a CDS encoding sigma-70 family RNA polymerase sigma factor, whose amino-acid sequence is MNAESFTVAGRLEAIQAGEEAAFDALVAEAQRPLFAFAWRYLRNNADAEDLVVETFVRLHQARARLRPDTNLSAWLFTTLSNLCHNRYRWRTRHREVSLDAPSPTPTGETPAAGASPDRALERDEAGAVLRAAIDQLPHDQRTVILLHHYEHLSYREIGAIVGCSERGVETRLYRARQQLRERLNPFFGETVEAKAEGLKAEGLNAEGLKG
- a CDS encoding DUF1343 domain-containing protein; this translates as MRGAIFPLSLQKLFPLLAPLLALAGCSASQPPTRPAPTAPAAPLFRSALPEPRPAGARAPAIMLGIDVLEADGFAAVKGKRIGLLTHPAGVNRRGVSTVDVLRRAPGVQLVALYGPEHGIYGDAPAEVKVPNSIDKRTGLPVYSVYGQFRRPTKEMLKGINALVIDLQDIGTRSYTFTSAMKWAMEACFENGVEVIVLDRPNPLGGLKVDGPPLDAELAVNNYVGAFRVPYVHGLTIGELARMAKDLRPPGGLAISDAARARGKLTVIPMRGWRRSMRWPETGLTWVPTSARIQDFAAVQGYPMVGLGTYFHPAVKFDLGFRHGVGTTYDFRGIAHVSVKSDVLERELRALSIPGLQFRRVSAPDRNGRPGTGVYVEITDYDAWRPTELNFYLMKLACKFDPRNPFALWPGRDFSGFLRHLGSQEFLAAIRRDGARIDVDSWVRRWHEQALAYQQASKKYWLYR
- a CDS encoding glycoside hydrolase family 3 N-terminal domain-containing protein, with translation MLPRYLAISLLLGGSAIAAVPSAEDFVNRTAPAAIYHDGWNDLNKNGVKDPYEDAALPVDRRIDDLLARMSLEEKTAQMVTLYGFPRVVQDELPTPEWATSFWKDGIGNIDEHMNGCTGFNNDLKRPKHDMPYSLHARAINEVQRFFVERTRLGIPVDFTNEGIRGLLHTQATSFPAQLGVAAAFDRELVREIGRATGREARALGYTNVYSPILDLARDPRWGRTTETYGEDPYLVSELGIEQVRGIQEQNVVSTLKHFAVYSVPKGGRDGEARTDPQVTWREVQMVFLTPFRRAIQEAGALGVMASYNDYDGVPIEGSSLFLTDILRKEYGFKGYVVSDSAAVEFIHQKHRVAGTPIEAIRQSVEAGLNIRTHFTPPQAYGEPLRELVRSGRLAQATIDSRVRDILRVKYWLGLFDRPYVPSPAQAEQQVRAPAHLAAAERAAHESIVLLKNANDVLPLRKDLKRVLVAGPMADNGHGWWSRYGPQRIEFVTPLAAIRVKLGAGVDVRFAKGCELVDDRFPESDVYREPPTAAERADIEAAVKAAADVDVIVAVLGENEILSQESASRISLDLPGHQDDLLRALHATGKPVVLVLTNGRPLSVNWAAKHVPAIVELWFPGERGSVALADILFGDYNPSGRLPITFPQSVGQIPFNFPAHPGSQARDRGQVFGPLYPFGHGLSYTTFSYANLQITPERILPGATVEVSCDITNTGKLAGDEVVQLYLRDDYTSVATFDWQLRGFTRVHLAPGETKRVTLKLGAADMALYDTSHRWTVEPGRFTVMLGASSAQAHVHGTFLVTAPDGSVPEERPVKDPRLDPR
- a CDS encoding energy transducer TonB; the protein is MPPPARPFPPVGLLRRGLVLFAVVAASFAARAAETWIVGQSQHFQMYSSAPEKESRELLTALEQFRANFLQVFPLRGASEPRTTIVLFSRDRDFRPYKPLYEGKPKDVAGYFLNHPDEVTIALTSDFPEGGTDPREVIYHEYVHLLLHVRDARYPLWLDEGLAEVFSTFAIEDGKVAYGQPKPPHVALLQNERLLPLEKLFAVTHDSPEYSESERVGMFYAESWGLTHFLLFGADQTKAAKLGVFLERLAERAPAAASFREVFGADLAAQELALRQYFRGGDYFQRGKPAVAQNFTVSFRPVSDVERDAALLSLRWRIHHDDAAAAAALALLERDPGLARPHELLAAIAAQAGESASALEHWRLAADRGSENAWVYIQLLRDSLNAFGGAAMLDVRLPEDRIEQLRKWTRQAVTLSPDNTEAVELALLVEALAPKIDARLVNRLQPRTVKLRDPGAALLALAIIHWRGGHSPSARKILDLVAAQERADLRTRGAANALRTRLEPEPAPAGATNVAQGTAAPDKPSGQDKAAVAEKSADGPRLAIQSARVSPAESYLEQLLDERRTTAPWHQLPPIVARLGDRTEANAWLHARELRQRAGQGDTDAMFELAVAHACGNGAELSPKLAREWLQAAFNRGHPLAKAGVDPSTLEPEMVAQYLRSQKTALAADRLPPLKSELQRKIDAAAGAADRRDPVILYQPIPRYPEELRLAGAGGKSLVRFIIRADGLPDMVKSAQFTDAATAAAAEECVRRMVFLPTIRDGKPIFTAVEISIVFDREASTKS